Proteins encoded in a region of the Trypanosoma brucei gambiense DAL972 chromosome 11, complete sequence genome:
- a CDS encoding RNA-binding protein, putative: MSQVPLASPCDPYNTTGQSQSELQQQQQQPAQQQQQQQQQQQAPPPQPLGQVNQEPDFLRNLMVNYIPTTVDEVQLRQLFERFGAIESVKIVCDRETRQSRGYGFVKFQSASSAQQAIASLNGFVILNKRLKVALAASGHQRGRNMNNGFNAYGGYGGYGGYGAYPPVANPYAQQQMMAMYQQYMMHAPPQQTQLPPPPPPQQSPGQTGQQSGRPARK; the protein is encoded by the coding sequence ATGTCTCAGGTTCCACTGGCTTCTCCATGTGATCCCTACAACACCACCGGGCAATCGCAGTCGGagttgcagcaacaacaacaacaacccgctcaacagcaacaacagcagcaacaacaacaacaggcacCTCCTCCGCAACCGTTGGGTCAAGTGAATCAAGAACCCGATTTTCTACGCAATCTTATGGTAAATTATATTCCAACTACTGTTGATGAGGTGCAACTCCGGCAGTTGTTTGAGCGCTTCGGGGCCATTGAGTCGGTTAAAATTGTGTGTGATCGGGAGACTCGTCAAAGTCGCGGTTATGGTTTCGTGAAGTTTCAGAGCGCCTCGAGTGCCCAACAGGCGATTGCATCATTGAATGGTTTTGTAATCCTCAACAAACGACTGAAGGTAGCGCTGGCTGCTAGCGGTCATCAACGTGGGCGTAACATGAACAATGGTTTCAATGCGTATGGCGGTTATGGCGGGTATGGTGGCTATGGTGCTTATCCTCCCGTTGCTAATCCAtatgcacaacaacaaatgatggCAATGTATCAGCAGTATATGATGCATGCACCGCCTCAACAAACTCAACttcccccaccaccacctccgcAGCAGTCACCGGGTCAAACTGGGCAACAAAGCGGTCGGCCTGCCCGTAAATGA